From one Actinomyces sp. Marseille-P3109 genomic stretch:
- a CDS encoding AIM24 family protein: MRSPLFEQANREQETGQRWTVQSSKMLRVALGPEVLAAQGAMVAYQGNIDFSYQGSRSLGGMIKKAATGEGGNLMRVSGQGEVFFARSAQNVFLLQLEGDAITVNTPSLLAFDAHLGYDIRMLGNAGILAGGLFNLMVQGQGVVAVSSDGPPLLLDCSQQPTFVDPQAAICWSANLQPQIKSSFKMGSLIGRGSGESFQLAFHGPGFVVVQPSEGQPVVASS; this comes from the coding sequence GTGCGCAGTCCCCTTTTTGAGCAGGCCAACCGTGAGCAGGAGACCGGCCAGCGCTGGACTGTCCAGTCCAGCAAGATGCTTCGTGTGGCCCTGGGCCCGGAGGTTCTGGCCGCGCAGGGCGCGATGGTCGCCTACCAGGGGAACATCGACTTCTCCTACCAGGGCTCGAGGAGCCTGGGCGGCATGATCAAGAAAGCCGCCACCGGGGAGGGCGGTAACCTCATGCGCGTCTCGGGTCAGGGCGAGGTGTTCTTCGCCCGCAGCGCGCAGAACGTGTTCCTGCTCCAGCTGGAGGGTGATGCGATCACGGTGAACACACCGTCCCTGCTGGCCTTCGACGCGCACCTGGGCTATGACATCAGGATGCTGGGCAATGCCGGGATCCTTGCAGGCGGGCTGTTCAACCTCATGGTTCAGGGGCAGGGCGTGGTGGCCGTGTCCTCCGATGGGCCGCCGTTGCTTCTGGACTGCTCCCAGCAGCCGACCTTCGTTGACCCGCAGGCGGCGATCTGCTGGTCGGCGAACCTGCAGCCGCAGATCAAGAGCAGCTTCAAGATGGGTTCCCTCATTGGGCGCGGCTCGGGCGAGTCCTTCCAGCTGGCCTTCCACGGCCCGGGCTTCGTGGTGGTCCAGCCCAGCGAGGGCCAGCCGGTGGTGGCGTCGTCCTGA